Proteins found in one Solitalea lacus genomic segment:
- the priA gene encoding replication restart helicase PriA, translating to MLKLHNGDYNDRVTLFAEVILPLAISRNYTYRVPHELNQQIRVGQRVVVQFGKNKVYTALVNQLTTDAPTLYEAKYIISILDDMPLITENQLRMWQWISSYYMCYIGEVMNAALPSAMKLASETKVLLNRDHTFDKSLLTDKEYLVVDALEIKDELSINDIMKVLGQKLVMPIVKSLNEKQIVLVSEELNNRYKPKFETFVQLHKAYNRPEQLKELFQLLERAPKQVDLLMVYLHLSKIKSSVSKKELMEESGASAAAFTALVDKDIFRIEKKEVSRFSEPEIELIKNYTLSVAQESALTEILQGFTENMPVLLHGVTASGKTQIYIKLIEDCLKTGKQTLYLLPEIALTAQMIQRLQAYFGDNVGVYHSKYNDNERAEIWQKTLKNQYKIILGARSSVFLPFADLGLIIVDEEHETSFKQFDPAPRYNARDTALYLSHLHGAKIILGSATPSVESYFNATSGRYKLVSLVERFGGVQLPEIQVADLQQERKQKSMRSHFSSLLFTEMELALNKKEQIILFQNRRGYAPMLVCGTCGFTPKCINCDISLTYHKHDNKLHCHYCGFKEEIFYRCPACGSTQVEQKGFGTEKIEDELAIMFPSARIARMDLDSTRSKYGYQQLINDFEERKIDILVGTQMVTKGLDFENVSLIGILNADAMLNYPDFRAFERSYQLMTQVSGRAGRRNSRGKVIVQSNQPSHKVIEWVMYNKYDLLFKAELAERSGFQYPPFFRLIQIDIKNRDLNQVSESAEFLAKDLKLQLGKRVLGPEFPLIVRIRNFYIKTILIKVERENVSIGKVKQLIQAAIERFYTQKENRNSLIKIDVDPY from the coding sequence ATGCTTAAGCTTCATAATGGTGATTATAACGACAGGGTAACGTTATTTGCCGAGGTGATACTCCCATTGGCTATTTCGCGCAATTATACCTATCGAGTTCCGCATGAATTGAATCAACAGATAAGAGTTGGGCAACGGGTTGTGGTGCAGTTCGGAAAAAACAAAGTATATACCGCCCTGGTAAATCAACTGACAACTGATGCTCCAACATTGTATGAAGCTAAATATATCATTTCGATATTGGATGACATGCCATTAATTACCGAAAATCAATTACGCATGTGGCAGTGGATTTCATCATACTACATGTGTTACATTGGCGAAGTAATGAATGCGGCCCTTCCTTCGGCCATGAAATTGGCTAGCGAAACCAAAGTTTTACTGAATCGGGACCACACATTCGATAAGAGCTTGCTTACTGATAAGGAGTACCTAGTTGTTGATGCGCTTGAAATTAAAGACGAGTTGAGTATTAACGACATCATGAAAGTACTGGGGCAAAAATTGGTAATGCCTATCGTTAAGTCGTTAAATGAAAAACAAATTGTTTTAGTTTCTGAAGAACTCAATAACCGATACAAGCCTAAATTTGAAACATTTGTACAACTGCACAAAGCTTACAATCGTCCTGAACAATTAAAAGAGCTGTTTCAATTACTTGAGCGTGCTCCTAAACAGGTGGATTTATTGATGGTGTATCTCCATCTTTCAAAAATTAAATCCTCTGTTAGTAAAAAAGAATTAATGGAAGAAAGTGGTGCTTCGGCTGCAGCTTTCACGGCATTGGTTGACAAGGATATTTTTCGTATTGAAAAGAAAGAAGTTAGCCGATTTTCGGAACCCGAAATTGAACTAATAAAAAACTATACACTGTCGGTTGCACAAGAAAGCGCACTGACTGAAATATTACAGGGATTTACGGAAAACATGCCTGTTTTATTGCATGGAGTAACTGCATCCGGCAAAACACAGATCTACATAAAGCTTATTGAGGACTGCTTAAAAACCGGAAAACAAACACTGTACCTCCTTCCTGAAATTGCCCTTACGGCCCAAATGATTCAGCGTTTGCAGGCCTATTTTGGTGACAATGTTGGCGTCTATCATTCCAAATACAATGACAATGAACGTGCTGAGATTTGGCAGAAAACGCTTAAAAATCAATATAAGATCATTTTAGGGGCTCGTTCATCAGTATTTCTACCTTTTGCCGATTTAGGGTTGATTATTGTTGATGAAGAACATGAAACCTCATTCAAGCAATTTGATCCTGCTCCGAGATATAATGCACGCGATACAGCCTTATACCTCTCCCACCTTCATGGCGCTAAAATAATTCTGGGATCGGCTACACCATCTGTAGAAAGCTACTTCAATGCAACCAGCGGTCGCTATAAATTGGTTTCGTTGGTCGAACGTTTTGGAGGTGTTCAACTTCCCGAAATTCAAGTAGCTGATTTACAGCAAGAGCGTAAACAAAAATCAATGCGCTCCCATTTCTCCAGTTTACTGTTTACAGAAATGGAGTTGGCATTAAACAAAAAAGAACAGATAATTTTATTTCAAAACCGTAGAGGGTATGCGCCTATGCTCGTGTGCGGGACTTGCGGTTTTACACCGAAATGCATTAATTGCGATATAAGTCTCACCTATCATAAACATGATAACAAACTGCACTGCCATTACTGCGGATTTAAGGAAGAGATTTTCTATCGTTGTCCGGCATGTGGCAGCACCCAAGTTGAACAAAAAGGCTTTGGTACAGAAAAAATTGAAGATGAACTTGCCATTATGTTTCCTTCGGCACGTATTGCACGCATGGACCTCGATTCGACCAGAAGTAAATATGGCTACCAACAGTTAATTAATGATTTTGAAGAACGCAAAATTGATATTTTGGTTGGAACCCAAATGGTCACCAAAGGGTTAGACTTTGAAAATGTCAGTTTAATTGGCATTCTCAATGCCGATGCCATGCTCAATTATCCTGATTTTAGAGCTTTTGAACGCAGCTACCAATTAATGACTCAAGTTAGCGGACGTGCCGGCCGAAGAAATAGTAGAGGTAAAGTAATTGTTCAAAGTAATCAACCTTCGCATAAAGTGATTGAGTGGGTAATGTACAATAAGTACGATTTGCTATTCAAGGCAGAATTGGCCGAGCGTAGTGGCTTCCAGTATCCTCCATTTTTCCGTTTAATTCAAATTGACATTAAAAACAGGGACCTTAACCAAGTAAGTGAATCAGCTGAGTTTTTAGCCAAAGATCTGAAGTTACAATTAGGGAAACGCGTCTTAGGACCTGAATTTCCTTTAATTGTTAGAATCCGTAATTTTTATATCAAAACAATATTAATTAAGGTTGAAAGAGAGAATGTTTCAATTGGTAAAGTTAAACAGCTAATTCAGGCTGCTATTGAACGCTTTTATACTCAAAAAGAGAACCGCAACAGCCTGATAAAGATTGATGTTGATCCCTATTAA
- a CDS encoding metal-dependent transcriptional regulator — protein sequence MNSFTEENYLKAIFKLTENSVGNVTTNAIAEAMNTKAASVTDMIKKLAEKKLVNYAKYQGVSLTKKGEEIAVQIIRKHRLWECFLVNKLHFKWDEVHEIAEELEHINSDNLINRLDEFLGFPKYDPHGDPIPSKNGVFSANNFYKLLKLEVGDSGKIAGVSDHSNSFLQFLEKQQLGLGTSIYITEKNEYDQSVLISLADGRNLFLSKEVANNILIAK from the coding sequence ATGAATTCATTTACAGAGGAAAATTATTTAAAGGCAATATTTAAATTAACTGAAAACAGCGTAGGAAACGTAACCACCAATGCTATTGCGGAAGCAATGAATACCAAAGCTGCCTCGGTTACCGATATGATTAAAAAACTAGCTGAGAAGAAGTTGGTTAACTACGCTAAGTATCAAGGTGTTAGTTTGACAAAAAAAGGTGAAGAGATTGCCGTGCAAATTATCAGGAAGCATCGATTATGGGAGTGTTTCTTGGTTAATAAACTTCATTTTAAATGGGATGAAGTACATGAAATTGCCGAAGAGCTTGAGCATATCAATTCAGATAACCTGATTAATCGTCTTGATGAATTTTTAGGTTTTCCTAAATACGATCCTCATGGTGATCCTATTCCGTCAAAAAACGGTGTTTTTTCAGCCAATAACTTTTATAAACTATTGAAATTAGAAGTAGGAGACTCTGGTAAAATTGCTGGAGTATCCGATCATAGTAACTCATTTCTTCAATTTCTTGAAAAGCAGCAATTGGGGTTAGGGACATCTATTTATATAACTGAAAAAAATGAATACGACCAATCTGTGCTGATAAGTCTGGCAGATGGTAGAAATCTGTTTTTAAGTAAAGAAGTAGCAAATAACATTCTGATAGCGAAGTAA
- a CDS encoding DUF3352 domain-containing protein, which yields MNKFWATVILLITAVISVAYFYFKNLNSSLSQTQPFKAIPVTAAIVVDFQHSDELFSFFKKSDMFTNLFTSNQNEKFKLLNSYFLQHADLGKQLKKSRMLVSLHPTTAGNTELLFVVAIDNQEELKNYFKNLDDNETGLKFSTKKIEDTDVYAISLENKAVFSLCRTNGMLIGSFDEQLIRESIEVQRNTAAPSFGTFFKVENVKKMALNASLYINYKQLPVVVDAFLNKADQGEFNFLSQIAQSSFLNLNFKSDALMFNGITQASLSNAEYLALFLNQKAQKITIPSVVANQTSVLIDFGISNYSQFKKDHKVFLGQSKQIGAYDTWLDSFNKIYKSDFENDWADFMGNEFALAIYDNDGLTVRANHLGIIALKDTSKASAFLKNIVYVDKGRRSSPAFEPFYKGYPVFYCSYPDLLSSALGGVFKEIRRPYFTIVNNWLITAASQGVLQQFIDEYQSLNYLDQDKSYLSYKQYINEESSVFVYLNFANSKRMLLNGIQKDYFNYLSADQGFNNFYGLTYQLNTSGGQFFSNLNLLYQPHQNKLTSKDNSKYTLAKTISLDADMNAAPVLISSSAGKNNWLFTDIQNQLYFYTEEGRLLWKVKLAEPIMGEVKSVQKNGSPLLIFNTASKLYVTDENGKPLPHFPISFRKRITTPVSLFDYDNNNDYRIVTTLQDQSILIYDLNGKALEGWNPKRNVGLFNQSVQLAKVSGISFLFGYTNDNRFVYFDRKGKQLATGKVPVLIKNQFYRSTGTNTANSKYVSADTAGNVVTVFFDGRVREKSLGAWSGEHFFALKNIAGDSTPEYVFFDKNHLFVYSTDGSLVYDYEPVGEAGNTVQFFEEQPEKYLIGLTIPKAGELLMLSDKGETVSGFPLEGNTPFLYYNSSIYGKKCVVTGLLGKKVAVYKMN from the coding sequence ATGAATAAATTTTGGGCAACAGTGATATTACTGATTACAGCAGTAATCTCAGTGGCATACTTCTATTTTAAAAACTTAAACTCAAGTCTCTCGCAAACACAACCTTTTAAAGCTATTCCGGTTACGGCAGCTATAGTTGTTGATTTTCAGCATTCTGATGAACTTTTCTCCTTTTTTAAAAAGAGTGACATGTTTACTAATTTGTTTACATCTAACCAGAATGAAAAATTTAAACTGCTAAACAGCTATTTTCTTCAGCATGCTGATTTAGGAAAACAGCTTAAAAAAAGTCGGATGCTTGTATCTCTTCATCCTACAACAGCCGGAAATACCGAATTGTTATTTGTCGTTGCTATAGATAACCAAGAAGAACTGAAAAACTATTTTAAAAATTTGGATGATAATGAAACTGGATTAAAGTTTTCAACCAAGAAAATTGAAGATACCGACGTTTATGCAATTTCACTTGAAAATAAAGCAGTGTTTTCGCTGTGCAGAACAAATGGCATGTTGATTGGGAGTTTTGATGAGCAGTTGATAAGAGAGAGTATAGAAGTGCAAAGGAATACCGCTGCTCCTTCATTCGGGACGTTTTTTAAGGTGGAAAATGTTAAAAAAATGGCATTAAATGCTTCTCTTTACATTAATTATAAGCAATTGCCAGTAGTTGTTGATGCTTTCTTGAACAAGGCGGACCAGGGAGAATTCAATTTTTTGTCACAAATAGCTCAGTCAAGCTTTCTCAATCTTAATTTTAAAAGTGATGCACTTATGTTTAACGGCATTACTCAGGCAAGTCTTTCCAATGCAGAGTATTTAGCTTTGTTTTTAAATCAAAAAGCACAAAAAATTACAATTCCATCTGTTGTAGCCAACCAAACATCGGTTTTAATTGATTTCGGCATTAGTAACTATTCACAATTTAAAAAAGATCATAAAGTCTTTTTGGGGCAAAGCAAACAAATTGGAGCCTATGATACGTGGTTAGATTCATTCAATAAAATATATAAATCAGACTTTGAAAATGATTGGGCTGATTTTATGGGAAATGAATTCGCCTTGGCTATTTATGACAATGACGGTTTAACTGTAAGGGCAAATCATTTGGGGATTATCGCATTGAAAGATACTTCTAAAGCCTCCGCTTTTTTGAAGAATATTGTATATGTGGATAAAGGTAGAAGAAGCTCTCCTGCGTTTGAGCCTTTTTACAAGGGATATCCTGTTTTTTATTGCAGTTATCCTGATTTATTGAGCTCTGCATTGGGTGGCGTTTTTAAGGAAATCAGAAGACCTTACTTTACCATAGTGAATAATTGGCTTATTACCGCAGCATCTCAAGGAGTTTTGCAGCAGTTTATTGATGAATATCAATCTTTAAATTATCTGGATCAGGACAAAAGCTATCTAAGTTATAAGCAGTACATCAATGAGGAATCATCTGTTTTCGTTTATCTAAACTTTGCAAATAGCAAACGTATGCTCTTGAACGGAATACAAAAAGATTACTTTAATTACCTTTCCGCGGATCAAGGATTTAACAACTTTTATGGATTAACCTATCAGTTAAATACTAGTGGAGGGCAGTTTTTCAGTAATTTAAATTTGTTGTATCAACCTCATCAAAATAAACTTACCTCAAAAGACAACTCTAAATACACACTTGCAAAAACAATTAGTTTAGATGCCGATATGAATGCTGCTCCTGTTTTAATAAGCTCTTCGGCAGGAAAAAATAACTGGTTATTTACTGATATACAAAACCAATTGTATTTCTACACTGAAGAAGGGCGTTTGCTTTGGAAAGTAAAATTGGCAGAACCAATTATGGGAGAGGTTAAATCTGTTCAAAAAAATGGCAGTCCTTTGCTGATTTTTAATACAGCAAGTAAACTATATGTAACTGATGAAAACGGAAAGCCTTTACCTCATTTTCCGATTAGTTTTCGCAAACGTATTACTACTCCGGTGTCTTTGTTCGATTATGATAACAATAATGATTATCGCATTGTAACCACTTTGCAGGATCAGTCAATTTTAATATATGATTTAAATGGAAAGGCTCTTGAAGGCTGGAATCCCAAACGTAATGTTGGATTATTTAACCAATCCGTTCAGCTAGCCAAAGTAAGTGGAATTTCTTTTTTATTTGGCTATACAAATGATAATAGGTTTGTGTATTTCGATAGAAAAGGTAAACAACTTGCAACAGGAAAGGTGCCGGTTTTAATCAAAAATCAATTTTATCGGTCAACAGGAACAAACACTGCCAATTCAAAATATGTTAGTGCTGATACGGCTGGAAATGTAGTAACTGTGTTTTTTGATGGAAGGGTAAGAGAGAAAAGTTTAGGTGCCTGGTCTGGAGAGCATTTCTTTGCCTTGAAAAATATAGCAGGAGACTCAACACCCGAATATGTGTTTTTCGATAAGAATCATTTGTTTGTTTATTCAACTGATGGGTCATTGGTGTATGACTATGAGCCAGTTGGAGAGGCAGGCAATACTGTTCAGTTTTTTGAAGAACAACCCGAAAAATATTTAATTGGTTTAACAATACCTAAAGCTGGCGAGTTGTTAATGTTATCTGACAAGGGTGAAACGGTTTCAGGGTTTCCGTTAGAAGGCAATACCCCGTTTTTATATTACAATTCATCGATTTATGGTAAAAAATGTGTGGTAACCGGACTTTTAGGCAAAAAAGTTGCGGTGTATAAAATGAATTGA
- the smpB gene encoding SsrA-binding protein SmpB produces the protein MSGNNINIKNKKAYFEYHIIDKYTAGVKLLGTEIKSVREGKVNINDAFCAFMDNELYIRNMHIAEYSHGSFYNHEAKRDRVLLLQKKELKKLAQKTKEKGYTIVPLYMFINERGFAKIEIALAQGKKEFDKRESIKERDAKVEMGRLRKF, from the coding sequence ATGTCGGGTAATAACATTAATATAAAGAATAAAAAGGCGTACTTCGAGTATCATATAATTGATAAGTATACTGCCGGAGTAAAGCTATTAGGAACCGAGATTAAGTCGGTAAGAGAGGGCAAAGTGAATATAAATGATGCATTTTGTGCTTTTATGGATAATGAGCTTTACATCCGCAATATGCACATTGCTGAATATTCGCATGGTTCATTTTATAATCATGAGGCTAAGCGTGACAGAGTTTTACTTTTGCAGAAAAAAGAATTAAAAAAATTAGCTCAAAAAACAAAAGAGAAGGGCTATACAATTGTGCCTCTTTACATGTTTATCAATGAGCGCGGTTTTGCTAAAATTGAGATTGCACTTGCTCAGGGGAAAAAAGAATTTGATAAACGCGAAAGTATTAAGGAGCGAGATGCAAAAGTAGAGATGGGCAGACTGAGGAAGTTTTAA
- the ung gene encoding uracil-DNA glycosylase, which translates to MSFALEPSWLTVLEEEFEKEYMKQLRTFLQDEKSKGFTIYPNGADIFNAFNFTPFEKVKIVIIGQDPYHGEGQAHGLCFSVQKGVSVPPSLKNIYKELEADLGIDVANHGSLTEWAEQGVLLLNATLTVRANQAGSHQNKGWELFTDRVIRKLSEQKEGLVFILWGNFAKNKSTLIDQNKHFVLTAAHPSPFSAYNGFLGCRHFSKANALLQQQGLTPVNWQITCQ; encoded by the coding sequence ATATCTTTTGCATTGGAGCCGTCATGGCTGACTGTTTTAGAAGAGGAGTTTGAAAAAGAGTACATGAAACAATTACGTACTTTTTTACAAGATGAAAAAAGCAAGGGCTTTACAATTTATCCTAATGGAGCAGATATATTTAATGCATTTAACTTTACCCCTTTTGAAAAAGTTAAAATTGTAATCATTGGACAAGATCCTTATCATGGGGAAGGTCAAGCGCATGGCTTATGTTTTTCGGTGCAAAAAGGTGTATCAGTGCCACCATCATTAAAAAACATCTATAAAGAGCTTGAAGCTGATTTAGGTATCGACGTTGCTAATCACGGATCGTTAACAGAATGGGCTGAGCAAGGTGTTTTGTTATTAAATGCAACGTTAACCGTACGCGCCAATCAAGCAGGATCACATCAAAACAAAGGTTGGGAGCTGTTTACGGATAGGGTTATTAGGAAATTATCAGAACAGAAAGAAGGGTTGGTGTTTATTTTGTGGGGTAATTTTGCTAAAAACAAATCTACATTAATTGATCAAAATAAACATTTTGTATTAACAGCAGCCCATCCGTCACCATTTTCAGCTTATAATGGGTTTCTGGGCTGCAGGCATTTCTCTAAAGCTAATGCATTATTACAGCAACAAGGCTTAACTCCGGTTAACTGGCAAATTACTTGTCAATAA
- a CDS encoding protein-L-isoaspartate(D-aspartate) O-methyltransferase gives MLDSYKHKGLRKVLVKQLREKGIKDEKVLISIEKIPRHFFVDKYTAEVAYADKALKIDAGQTISQPYTVAYQTELLHIQPGERVLEIGTGSGYQTSILLELGAEVYTIERQKELYDKTTKFLPKLGYHPHFYLGDGSMGIPEQAPFNKILVTAGAPGIPETLLKQLAIGGILVIPVGDEQVQTMTTVLRISENEFEKVEFAQFRFVPLIGDKAW, from the coding sequence ATGCTCGATTCATATAAACACAAAGGATTAAGAAAAGTATTGGTTAAGCAGCTGAGAGAGAAAGGCATTAAAGATGAAAAGGTTCTAATTTCTATTGAAAAGATTCCGCGACACTTTTTTGTTGACAAATACACTGCAGAGGTTGCCTATGCTGATAAGGCGCTGAAAATTGATGCAGGGCAAACTATTTCACAACCCTATACGGTAGCCTACCAAACAGAACTATTGCACATTCAACCGGGAGAGAGAGTTTTGGAGATTGGAACAGGTTCGGGTTACCAAACCTCCATTCTATTGGAACTGGGTGCAGAAGTCTATACTATTGAACGACAAAAAGAGCTGTATGACAAAACGACTAAGTTTTTGCCTAAATTAGGCTATCACCCTCATTTTTATTTAGGGGACGGTTCTATGGGCATACCGGAACAGGCTCCTTTCAACAAAATATTGGTTACCGCCGGAGCACCTGGTATTCCTGAAACATTATTAAAACAATTGGCAATTGGAGGTATTTTGGTTATCCCTGTGGGTGATGAACAAGTTCAAACCATGACAACCGTTTTAAGGATATCTGAAAACGAGTTTGAAAAGGTAGAATTTGCCCAATTCAGGTTCGTACCCCTTATTGGTGACAAGGCTTGGTAA
- a CDS encoding Lrp/AsnC family transcriptional regulator, whose amino-acid sequence MNGHHLDKIDLHIIKLLQKDGRITNLQLSNEIGLSPAPTLERVRKLENQGYIKSYHASVDEESLGFTVKCFIQITINLNIPDSRNKFIKKINEIDEVVECHHVTGSSDFVVKLVAKDMKSYEKIILEKMSKIEEIGHQSTMMILSSNVKPSLPIVIDK is encoded by the coding sequence ATGAACGGACACCACCTCGATAAAATAGACTTACACATAATCAAGCTATTGCAAAAAGACGGAAGAATTACGAATCTTCAGCTTTCCAACGAAATTGGATTATCGCCTGCACCAACGCTGGAACGCGTTCGTAAGCTCGAAAACCAAGGTTACATTAAAAGTTATCACGCTTCAGTAGATGAGGAATCATTAGGGTTTACAGTAAAATGCTTTATTCAAATTACTATTAACCTCAACATCCCTGATTCCCGTAATAAATTCATTAAAAAGATTAATGAAATTGATGAAGTAGTAGAATGTCACCACGTAACCGGCTCATCTGATTTTGTGGTTAAGCTGGTAGCTAAGGATATGAAAAGCTATGAAAAAATTATCTTGGAAAAAATGAGCAAGATTGAAGAAATCGGCCACCAAAGCACCATGATGATCCTTTCTAGCAATGTAAAGCCTTCTCTCCCAATCGTTATTGACAAGTAA
- a CDS encoding DUF423 domain-containing protein: MQKQVLMIAAICGALAVGLGAFGAHGLKPLLNDYQLSIWEKGVQYQFYHTMVMLVLAFYPKISVKSSFLRAVWFFLAGIVLFSGSLYILALKDLIGISNTTFIGIITPFGGISFIIGWMSIFIGAMRERM, translated from the coding sequence ATGCAAAAACAAGTTTTAATGATTGCAGCCATTTGCGGAGCTCTGGCTGTAGGACTGGGTGCATTTGGGGCTCACGGACTTAAACCTCTGCTTAATGATTACCAGCTTTCTATTTGGGAAAAAGGAGTTCAATATCAATTTTACCACACTATGGTGATGCTGGTTTTGGCATTTTACCCTAAAATATCCGTTAAAAGTTCATTTTTAAGAGCTGTTTGGTTTTTCCTTGCCGGAATTGTTTTGTTCTCCGGTTCATTATACATTTTGGCTTTAAAAGACCTTATTGGCATAAGCAACACAACTTTTATTGGCATCATAACTCCATTCGGGGGTATATCCTTTATTATTGGCTGGATGTCAATCTTTATTGGAGCTATGCGCGAACGAATGTAA
- a CDS encoding Nramp family divalent metal transporter, producing MAEVQTTTSLGEVHSSVSIPQHKSTWKRFLAFVGPAYMVSVGYMDPGNWATDIAGGSKFGYHLIWVLLMSNLMALLLQSLSARLGIVRGLDLAQASRKTYPKFINISLYFLAEIAIAACDLAEVIGMAIGLKLLFGLPLIWGVSITVFDTLIILFLMNKGIRTMEVFIVSMVSIIGLSFLVDVFIAQPDFGEVAKGFKPSILGGDALYIAIGIIGATVMPHNLYLHSSLVQTRKIGGERKSLREALKFNFFDTTIALNLAFFVNASILILAAAAFHNNGYYDVADIEDAHELLTSIFGSLAPALFAIALIASGQSSTITGTLAGQIVMEGYLNLRIRPWLRRLLTRLIAIVPAFVTIIWLGEEKLGELLVLSQVVLSLQLGFAIIPLIHFCSDRMQMNGFAIKLWVKILAWICATLIISLNVKLVIEEITSWIKTAGKDVIYIYIFVIPIAILCGCLLIYVIFSPFVRRKSPKDDFLPHGEALDLESPEIIFYKNIAVTVDFSEMDKHSIRNALVQGGKDASYTLIHIVETAGAQYLGQNINDFETRSDIRNLEKYVAEIEGMGYDVSYQIGYGNPAKSISEIVNSNPIDLLVMGAHGHKALKDVIFGATVDTVRHKVKVPVLIIKPQ from the coding sequence ATGGCAGAAGTTCAAACAACAACCTCCTTAGGCGAAGTACACTCAAGCGTAAGTATTCCTCAACATAAAAGCACTTGGAAACGTTTTCTGGCGTTCGTTGGCCCGGCTTATATGGTAAGTGTTGGTTATATGGATCCGGGTAACTGGGCTACCGACATTGCCGGTGGAAGTAAATTCGGTTATCATTTGATTTGGGTGCTTCTAATGTCAAATTTAATGGCGCTGTTGCTGCAAAGTTTAAGTGCTCGTTTAGGCATTGTAAGAGGCTTGGACTTGGCGCAAGCTTCCCGTAAAACCTATCCCAAGTTCATTAATATATCGCTTTATTTCCTGGCTGAAATAGCCATTGCTGCATGTGACCTGGCTGAGGTAATAGGAATGGCCATCGGACTTAAATTGCTGTTTGGTCTACCTTTAATTTGGGGTGTTTCAATAACTGTGTTTGATACGCTTATTATTCTCTTCCTGATGAATAAGGGCATTAGAACCATGGAAGTTTTTATTGTTTCGATGGTTTCAATTATTGGCCTGTCATTTTTGGTTGATGTTTTTATCGCTCAACCTGATTTTGGAGAAGTTGCAAAAGGTTTTAAGCCCTCTATTTTAGGAGGGGATGCTCTTTATATAGCGATTGGAATAATAGGAGCTACAGTAATGCCACACAATCTGTATTTACACTCATCCTTAGTGCAGACACGAAAGATTGGTGGTGAGCGAAAAAGCCTTAGAGAGGCCCTCAAGTTCAATTTTTTTGATACTACGATTGCACTGAATCTTGCATTTTTTGTTAACGCGTCTATTTTGATTTTGGCAGCCGCCGCATTTCATAACAATGGATATTATGACGTGGCTGATATTGAAGATGCTCATGAGTTGCTGACATCAATCTTCGGGTCATTAGCTCCGGCACTATTTGCAATTGCTTTAATTGCGTCCGGACAAAGTTCTACCATTACAGGAACCCTAGCCGGCCAAATTGTAATGGAAGGTTATTTGAACTTACGTATTAGGCCATGGTTACGTAGATTGCTTACTCGTTTAATTGCAATTGTTCCTGCCTTTGTAACTATTATTTGGTTGGGCGAGGAAAAACTAGGGGAATTATTAGTACTCAGTCAGGTGGTTTTAAGTTTGCAATTAGGGTTTGCAATAATTCCACTCATTCATTTTTGTAGTGATAGAATGCAGATGAATGGCTTTGCTATTAAATTATGGGTGAAAATATTGGCCTGGATTTGCGCAACGCTCATCATTTCGTTAAATGTAAAACTGGTGATAGAAGAAATTACAAGTTGGATTAAAACAGCAGGTAAAGATGTAATCTATATCTATATTTTTGTGATACCGATTGCCATTTTATGCGGTTGCTTACTAATCTATGTGATTTTCTCGCCTTTTGTTAGAAGGAAAAGCCCTAAAGACGACTTTTTGCCTCACGGAGAAGCTTTGGATCTCGAGTCTCCTGAAATTATATTCTATAAAAACATTGCCGTAACAGTTGATTTTTCAGAAATGGATAAGCACTCAATTCGTAATGCTTTGGTTCAAGGGGGCAAAGATGCTTCCTATACCTTGATCCATATTGTTGAAACAGCAGGGGCTCAATATCTTGGGCAGAATATTAATGATTTTGAAACCCGTAGTGATATCAGAAACCTGGAGAAATATGTAGCCGAGATTGAAGGAATGGGATATGATGTAAGCTATCAAATAGGCTATGGTAATCCGGCAAAAAGTATCTCTGAAATTGTAAATTCAAACCCGATTGATTTATTAGTAATGGGGGCACATGGTCATAAAGCCTTAAAAGATGTTATCTTTGGGGCCACAGTTGACACTGTAAGACACAAAGTAAAAGTGCCGGTGTTAATTATAAAACCACAATGA